A window of Triplophysa dalaica isolate WHDGS20190420 chromosome 7, ASM1584641v1, whole genome shotgun sequence contains these coding sequences:
- the LOC130425613 gene encoding neurexophilin-1, whose amino-acid sequence MRSDHSFILLLLNGTACLLALGQEDTHSSSYPSSASKSSSSSDSSKTLGVLGTQGSISPLSRWVMHSRGRAANTSTMELPYRSPVPFSKQEFWEMLGSDLLKPDADMSGSSRVKRRPPIVKTGKFKKMFGWGDFYSNIKTVRLNLLITGKIVDHGNGTFSVYFRHNSTGQGNISVSLVPPVKAVEFDLERQSVVYPKDSKIFNCRVDYEKVDRSKRTSLCNYDPSKTCFQEQTQSHVSWICSKPFKVICIYISFYSTDYRLVQKVCPDYNYHNEMPYLPSG is encoded by the coding sequence CTGGCTCTAGGACAGGAAGATACCCACTCCTCTTCCTATCCCTCATCTGCATCAAAGTCCTCCTCCTCTTCAGACTCCTCCAAAACTCTAGGGGTTTTGGGAACTCAGGGTTCTATTTCCCCCCTGAGCCGCTGGGTAATGCACAGCCGCGGCCGTGCCGCCAACACTTCGACGATGGAGCTGCCCTACCGCTCACCTGTTCCCTTTTCCAAACAGGAATTCTGGGAAATGTTGGGCAGCGACCTCCTTAAACCGGACGCGGACATGTCGGGGAGCTCCCGCGTCAAGCGCCGCCCCCCGATCGTCAAAACGGGCAAATTTAAAAAGATGTTCGGATGGGGCGACTTCTACTCAAACATCAAGACTGTGCGCCTCAATCTGCTCATCACGGGTAAAATCGTGGATCACGGGAACGGAACCTTCAGCGTGTACTTCCGTCACAATTCCACCGGCCAGGGGAACATCTCGGTCAGCCTGGTGCCACCGGTGAAGGCAGTGGAGTTTGACTTAGAGCGCCAGAGCGTTGTCTACCCTAAAGACTCCAAGATCTTCAACTGCCGTGTAGATTACGAGAAGGTAGACCGCAGCAAACGCACCTCGCTCTGCAATTACGACCCCTCCAAGACCTGCTTCCAGGAGCAGACACAAAGTCACGTGTCCTGGATCTGTTCCAAACCCTTTAAGGTCATTTGCATCTACATTTCATTCTACAGCACAGACTACCGGTTGGTGCAGAAAGTCTGCCCAGATTATAACTACCACAACGAAATGCCCTACCTACCCTCAGGGTAG